ATCAGCAACTTTACTGGCACTATTTATTTTTGCCGGAAATGGAATGGCACAAACTCAGTGGCAGACAATTAAAAGTGAAAGCACTCAGCTTAAGATGAACAGATCCATTCGCCTTAATGGAGATTCGAAAACGGAGGAGCTCAATATGATGATCATAAATAAAACAAAATATTGCAGGATAAAAATAAGAAGTATGATTGAAGCGGGCAGGCTTACTGTTGAAATTTATGATCCCAGTGGGGAGAAGCATGGAAATTTTTCAGTGGGCAGCCAGATAAATCCTGAAGGCCCAAAAAAGGGAAAGCAGGGAAAAGAAGAAAGGGTGCATGGAGAAATTAACAAAAATTTTAAGAATCCGACACCAGGGAAATGGAAAATCCGGATCATCCCTACTAAGGCCAAGGGAAGGTTATTCATTGATACCCGGCAACATTATGTGGAAGACCAACACAGGAATTAAATAAGACAAACTTGTGTCAAATGACATTTAATCCTGAAAAAATGCCTGTTATAAAATGTTTGCTATTATTCCTGGGGATGATTGGTCTGATGCACCAAAACCTGAAAGCAGATCCAAGCATAAAGGGTCGACTCCACCTTGACTCAAGCTGGGCACATGTTGCTTATCTTTCCCTCATACCCAATCTGAATGCATTGCACACCATGTCCAATAACATGATCATTGAAAAAGCAAACATTGACAGTACAGGGCATTTTTCGTTTCATACCGGTTACCTCCCGGCACAGGACAAACTCTATAGGATCCATATCTCAAAAAAAGGTGATCCCCCGGCTTCTCTGATCATTGGAGGAAAAGAGGAAAACCATCTGTTTGTCATTGCCAACAACCAGTCTAACGTCATGATTCATGATACCAGCGACAATACCTTTCTAATTGATGTAAAGATTTCCGGTTATTATCCCAACAAACTTTTTCAGCGTGTCAACGAAATGGCTTCTTATACGGATACCCTCCAGGGAGATGGTTCCGCTCTGAAAAAGGAATTCATCAAAAACGCCGTTTACGATAAGCTAAGAAGATTTGCCGACACCTGCTCTCACCCCATCGTTTCGCTATATGCCCTGCATCAAAGCAAATACGAATCCAACTACTTCGAAAACCAGCAATTCTACAAAGATTATCTTGAAGACTGGGAACATCCGAAATCATCCTATTTCAAAGCATTCAGGGAGTCTTTGCCCGTCCGTCCGGCTCGTGAATGGCTAATCAGGAGCATCATTGGTATAGCTTTTTTCGGCTTGGGTATCCTGGTTACCCATCTAACAAGAAAGCGAAGGCAAAAATACCATAACCCGGTCAAAAACCTCACCGTCCAGGAAAGAAAAGTATATGCCCTGCTCAGGGAGGGAAAATCCAACAAGGAGATATCCGAGGAGTTCAATATCGGACTGAGCACTGTCAAATCGCATGCAAACAACATCTACTCCAAGCTGAAGGTGAAGTCAAGGAAAGAGCTGATGAATCTGGAAAGCTGAATTGGAGTGGAACAAATGATTGAATGCCTGCCTGCCGGCAGGATTGGATGGATGGATGCCTGCTGTCAAACGGGCCTGGTCGCCGACAAGCGATATTGAATGTTTCATGCAATTGAAAGAAGAAACCATTCAGTGATACAATAAATGTACCCAAAAATTTCCCGCATGCCTGTATGGTACTCTAAAAGGGATTTGAACTCATCCAGCATAGGTGTATGATACACCCGGAAGTTCCGAAATCGTCCTTCATGCTTGCATGGCATCTTCGGAGGTCCCGAAATCGTCCCGCATGCTTGCATGATGGTTTCGGAAAGTTCCGAAATCGTCCCGCATGCTCGCTGGTAGTCTCGGAAAGTTCCGAAACCATGCCGCACGCTTACATGATACTTTCGGAATCTTCCGAAATCGCCTCGCATGCATGCACGAAACTCTCGGACAGACGGATATATAAAGTACCATAATTTCGTCGCTACGACTGTATTACTGATACAAGCAACGTCCATAGATGACTATTTCTCTCACCTGCCAATTCTTAACTTACAGGAGTTGCCAACTGTGCTTTGCCCACTGCCAACTTCTTTTCAAACCCTCAAATTTTCAAACTTTTACTCCCTGAACACCATCTGCCCATACGAAAGTGGATTATGAAATGCCGGGGGTGACCAGGAAGAAGCCTCTGTGGTCTTTTTCTCCTCCCCTTCACTTCGGCAGAAATCCACAAACCAGCGATCGCCGTCTTTCGGAGGATGGTTGGGAGCAGTATACACCTCATCGAAGGGAATGGCGATCTCAAAAGTCCAGCCTTCATCGGTATCCGAGGCATCATTTAGGGTGCCTTGTAACTGAACCGCACTTTTCAGCCCTTCGGCATCCCAGTTCCACAACTGTTTGATGTCTTTGCGGGCATTGTATTTGTTCAGCACAAACAGGTCCAGGATCGCATTCTGCGGGTTGATCTCAATCTCAATGTACGACTTGGAACAACCGTCGGCATTGATGAAAAACTCCACCACATTTTCCTTCCACAGGTAAGCATCTCTTTCGGTCATTGTGGCCCACAAATGATCGTCCTCCACATGAAAAGCCCCGTAAAGGTATTCATCGTCCCACAGCCATTGAAAACGGGTTTTCAGGCGGGGTTCGGAACCGTCCTGAGCAACAAAGCGGGCAACGGGAGCTTTCTCCCATGCCGGTTCATCGATCTTCCCGTCAATCTCAATCTCCTCACTGGTCTTGTGGCATTCATAAACCGGTTTGTCCTGTTGAAAAAACAATGAAGAAGTGATCAGGTAAACAAGAATTAATAAAGGATTCATAGTACATTGGTTTTAATTTTCTTCCATTCTTAGGTAGAAAACGAAATTCTAATATCTAATTTCGAAATTCTAAACAATATCAAATATTCAAATAATGAAATTTCAAAACAACAAATAAATCTGATAAAACATTTATGAAAATTTCCGATTCTATTATGACTGAATTGGGATAAACTGTTTAGGTCATTGAATGATTGGAACATTATAATTTGTTTAGGATTTAGAATTTAGGATTTAGGATTTAGGATTTCCATTGAATATGGGCTAGTGAATTGATGCTTATAATTATTTATTCCATATTCTCATGAATCTATTATAGTTATCAACCCAATACCAGTTTACTTTTCCCTTTAGGTAACCTGAAACAAAATATACTTTCATTCCGGTTTGTATAAAATGTGTTGTCCGAAAGCTGCAGCGGATCATCCACGCGTGCGAAAGAGGTTTTCCCGTCTGAATGTGCCAGTTGTGCGCCATCAACCTGTTTGTTAATCTTAACCGTAAAGCGGCTGGTGGAAAAGGGTGCTTTAATTTGAACTCCGGTTTCCGAGGGCTGAAAACTGGTAAGCTTCTTACAGGCCCAGTAGCGGGCAATTTCGCTGTTTTTCATCCAGATCAGGTGATCGTATTTCTGATGCAGCCGCTTAACCACCGTTTTAAAAATGTTGAAGCCAAGTTTGTTGCCATTGTAATAGATGCCGGGCCAGTGGCATACCATAAGGGCCGGCTGCCCGGATTCAATCACATCCACCATCCTGCCTTTTTTGAGATCCGGGGTAATAAAACGGTCAGCACTGCCGGGGCTTAACCCATCCCAGCCGCCAAACCAGTCACCGGTACACCCGATGATGCTGACGCTGCAGCGGGGATCATCTGTATCCAGGCCGGATACATGGAACAATTCCGGTTCCACGCTTTGTTCGGGGTCTGTCCGCAAATCTCTGAAGAAATGGGGAATCTCCGTCTGAAATACATCCCGGCAGGCTTCCAGAGTACCCATGGCCAGGTTATCCATATTTTGGCTACCGAAGCCACCCGGAGTGGTCACACCCTCACAGGGGAGATCAACTTCTTTCAGTATATTCAACGCATAGGCAATATAGTTTGCCAACACATCGGAACTCTTGTCCTGGCTCCATTCCCAGTTCTCCATATATTCAGGAGTTGCATGAGGATAGGGTATGCCGGTGCGTGTGTTGATTACACGGGTATGGCTGATCATCTCCGGATGGATGTCCCAATCCGGCATCATAAAATCCCTTACCAGCTTCAGGCTTCTTTTTAATTCCCCGGAGGACCAGCCGGGAATGAAGCGATGCAACCATCCGGTGCATGCCGGATAGGGCACCATGCTGTATTTTCCCTTCACGCCATTACTACGGCACCATTCACCAAACTCCCTTACAAAATCATCGGGAATTTCCGGTGGGAGCTTTTTCCATTCTTGTTTGTACTGGTCCGGAAATACCTCCTTAAATTGCGGTATTCCATAATAAGCCATATTCACCAGGGCCGTGGAATCATCGATAATAAAACTCACCGGGACCCGGTTGCCGGGATTGAGCACTTCCACCGAATAACCGGCCATATTCCCTGACCAGGGAACTCCGCTACCGGTAGCAATCAAACCTGCTGTACCGGCGGCAAGATTTTTGATAAATGTTCTTCTTGAAAGATCAGCCATGATTATTATATGTTGAAGGTTACATCAGACAGCAAAACCCTCGTCCCGGGTTCCTGTCTTATACTCCGACAAATCTAATAAAAAATTATTCTTCTGAGAAGCTCCTGAGCAATCGCCGGTAGGCAGAAAAGACATTGGCCCTGGAAACAAATCCCAGATATCTGCCATTTTCCAGTACAGGCAGATTATAATGCTTGGTGGTCTGAAACTTTTTGGCCACTTCTTCCATTGATTCATCGGGATGTACTACAGGGCTTGGCATATACATCAACTCCCGCACATATACATGATCGTATTTATCGCGGTCAAACATGATATGGCGAATGTCATTGAGAAAAACGATGCCCTTCAGTTTTTCCTCATCATCGAGCACCGGGACAATATTTCGTTCCGACTTGGCGATCACTTTGACCAGGTCACCCAGCGTAGCACTCTCATGGATCGGTTTAAAGTTCGTTTCTATCAGGTTGCGTACTTTCAGAATGGTGAGGACCATTTTGTCCTTATCATGGGTAAACAGCTCACCCCGCCGGCCCAACTGGTAGGTATATACCGAATAACGTTCAAATACCCTTGCTACGGCATAGGAAATGGTAGCAACGATCATCAGCGGAAAGATCAGTGCATAACCGCCGGTGATCTCCGCAATAAGGAACATGCCGGTCAAAGGAGCATGCAAAACACCGGCTATCAAACCGCCCATGCCTGCCAGGGCAAAATGGCTATTCGGAAGGTGATCAACACCAAAGTGGTTAAAGACTTTGGCAAAAAATAACCCGCTGTTAACACCCGTGAAAAGCGTAGGAGCAAAGATACCCCCTACTCCGCCACTACCAAAAGTAATGGAAGTGGCAATAACCTTCAGGAAAAGGATAAGGGCAAAAAAGAGGAATACCACATAAATATTATCTCTTAATCCGTAAAAGAGGCTTTTCTCAAACAGATAGCTAAAATCTCCCTCCAGGCAGGCGTTGATCGATTCATAACCTTCGCCGTACAAGGCAGGAAAGAAAAATACGATCACCCCGAGGGCCACACTGCCCACGATCCATCGGGTATATCGATTGTTAATACGGTCGAAGGTTTGTTCAACAAACTTGTACATCCGGGTAAAATAAACCGAGACCAAACCGGTAAATATCCCAAGCAATATATAAAAAGGCACTTCGCTTATCACAAAGTCCTCTGTGATCTCTGCGGGAACCAATACACTCATGCCCAGAAACAAAAAAGAAGTCAAAGCACCGGTTAACGAAGCCAAAAGCAGGGGAATAAGGGATGACATGGTGAGGTCTAACATCAACACCTCCAGTACAAACACAATACCTGCGATCGGAGCCTTGAAGATGGCCGACATAGCGCCGGCGCTGGCACAAGCAAGA
The nucleotide sequence above comes from Bacteroidales bacterium. Encoded proteins:
- a CDS encoding helix-turn-helix transcriptional regulator gives rise to the protein MTFNPEKMPVIKCLLLFLGMIGLMHQNLKADPSIKGRLHLDSSWAHVAYLSLIPNLNALHTMSNNMIIEKANIDSTGHFSFHTGYLPAQDKLYRIHISKKGDPPASLIIGGKEENHLFVIANNQSNVMIHDTSDNTFLIDVKISGYYPNKLFQRVNEMASYTDTLQGDGSALKKEFIKNAVYDKLRRFADTCSHPIVSLYALHQSKYESNYFENQQFYKDYLEDWEHPKSSYFKAFRESLPVRPAREWLIRSIIGIAFFGLGILVTHLTRKRRQKYHNPVKNLTVQERKVYALLREGKSNKEISEEFNIGLSTVKSHANNIYSKLKVKSRKELMNLES
- a CDS encoding carbohydrate-binding family 9-like protein codes for the protein MNPLLILVYLITSSLFFQQDKPVYECHKTSEEIEIDGKIDEPAWEKAPVARFVAQDGSEPRLKTRFQWLWDDEYLYGAFHVEDDHLWATMTERDAYLWKENVVEFFINADGCSKSYIEIEINPQNAILDLFVLNKYNARKDIKQLWNWDAEGLKSAVQLQGTLNDASDTDEGWTFEIAIPFDEVYTAPNHPPKDGDRWFVDFCRSEGEEKKTTEASSWSPPAFHNPLSYGQMVFRE
- a CDS encoding twin-arginine translocation signal domain-containing protein, which translates into the protein MADLSRRTFIKNLAAGTAGLIATGSGVPWSGNMAGYSVEVLNPGNRVPVSFIIDDSTALVNMAYYGIPQFKEVFPDQYKQEWKKLPPEIPDDFVREFGEWCRSNGVKGKYSMVPYPACTGWLHRFIPGWSSGELKRSLKLVRDFMMPDWDIHPEMISHTRVINTRTGIPYPHATPEYMENWEWSQDKSSDVLANYIAYALNILKEVDLPCEGVTTPGGFGSQNMDNLAMGTLEACRDVFQTEIPHFFRDLRTDPEQSVEPELFHVSGLDTDDPRCSVSIIGCTGDWFGGWDGLSPGSADRFITPDLKKGRMVDVIESGQPALMVCHWPGIYYNGNKLGFNIFKTVVKRLHQKYDHLIWMKNSEIARYWACKKLTSFQPSETGVQIKAPFSTSRFTVKINKQVDGAQLAHSDGKTSFARVDDPLQLSDNTFYTNRNESIFCFRLPKGKSKLVLG
- a CDS encoding chloride channel protein, with product MKRPTRLSRLLVWRRRHISDRQLIMILSVVVGITSGFAAVIIKNAVHLIKTIVTSGFVEQYQNYLYVVLPAIGILIAVIFMHFILRQSVGHGIPLTLASISKTGGRIKPHNMFSSVITSALTVGFGGSVGLEGPTVATGAAWGSNIGRIFRLNYKQIILLLACASAGAMSAIFKAPIAGIVFVLEVLMLDLTMSSLIPLLLASLTGALTSFLFLGMSVLVPAEITEDFVISEVPFYILLGIFTGLVSVYFTRMYKFVEQTFDRINNRYTRWIVGSVALGVIVFFFPALYGEGYESINACLEGDFSYLFEKSLFYGLRDNIYVVFLFFALILFLKVIATSITFGSGGVGGIFAPTLFTGVNSGLFFAKVFNHFGVDHLPNSHFALAGMGGLIAGVLHAPLTGMFLIAEITGGYALIFPLMIVATISYAVARVFERYSVYTYQLGRRGELFTHDKDKMVLTILKVRNLIETNFKPIHESATLGDLVKVIAKSERNIVPVLDDEEKLKGIVFLNDIRHIMFDRDKYDHVYVRELMYMPSPVVHPDESMEEVAKKFQTTKHYNLPVLENGRYLGFVSRANVFSAYRRLLRSFSEE